The following are from one region of the Geoalkalibacter subterraneus genome:
- a CDS encoding Cache 3/Cache 2 fusion domain-containing protein, producing the protein MMKFGLKITWMAILPILLTTLVATATALYHKSSLEQFFVQEIDRQARSEARKITRNVYLMCRSTQEALQQTVNHNLQVARHIVKSHGSVHFREPNIEWQVRNQYDGSQQAITLPRLYIGSTWLGRNKDFENPTPIVDDIQNLVGGTVTLFQRMNPRGDMLRVATNVAETDGSRAIGTYIPAVTPEGEADPVVSAILKGESYRGRAYVVNAWYVTAYHPLWDEARKNVVGALYVGVRQDNLESLRKGIADIVVGKSGYVYVLGGKGGHRGHYIISKDGTRDGEDIWDSVDADGRYFIREIIEQALRQANPPTGSPIPVEFVNYRWRNPGEDEPRKKIVAVAYFEPWDWVIGAGYYESDLMDSQYRLQAAINNMGYWTGLTAAIMVLLAVPVGYMVAGGIRNRIDSVLTSVEEILIVVDNHGRIMLLSDPAAEFLGVSPRYAVMRSFEQIVPYEQLRRKIDESLHDRKISQRFDFEVPTRKGTRIMEARTSSIQARVGGFAGMIFIIHDVTGEREVDRLKSEFICTAAHELSTPLASIIGYSELLLENRDLPDETFREAATFINKKAWSLSRIVNDLLDLSRIELGREIPLEKHPCDLNDILHEAATFGRNLSRRHQFEVDVPQEPVVLDCDRDKLEQALENIVGNAIKYSPDGGRIRIVGAPKVDGYQIMVEDEGIGMKASEVKHIFDKFYRADSSTTAVEGTGLGMSIVQDIVQEHQGRVWVESRPTKGTRVYIELPWPDRGAPFARGSEQKEN; encoded by the coding sequence ATGATGAAATTCGGTTTGAAAATCACCTGGATGGCCATTCTTCCGATCCTTCTGACGACCTTGGTCGCCACGGCAACAGCCCTTTACCACAAAAGCTCGCTTGAGCAGTTCTTTGTGCAGGAAATTGACCGGCAAGCCCGCAGCGAGGCCCGTAAAATCACCCGCAATGTCTACCTGATGTGCCGCTCGACCCAGGAGGCCCTGCAGCAGACCGTCAACCATAACCTGCAGGTCGCTCGCCATATTGTGAAATCCCACGGCAGCGTTCATTTTCGCGAACCGAATATCGAATGGCAGGTGCGCAACCAATACGATGGGTCACAGCAGGCGATCACCCTGCCACGCCTGTATATCGGTTCCACTTGGCTGGGCCGGAACAAGGACTTCGAAAATCCGACTCCCATTGTGGACGATATTCAGAACCTGGTCGGGGGTACGGTTACCCTTTTCCAGCGGATGAACCCCCGTGGCGATATGTTGCGCGTGGCGACCAACGTGGCGGAAACAGACGGCAGCCGCGCAATCGGCACATATATCCCGGCCGTGACTCCCGAAGGTGAAGCAGACCCGGTTGTTTCAGCTATTCTCAAGGGCGAGAGCTACCGGGGCAGAGCCTATGTGGTCAATGCCTGGTATGTCACCGCCTACCACCCCCTGTGGGATGAGGCCCGCAAGAATGTCGTGGGTGCCCTTTATGTCGGAGTGCGTCAGGACAACCTCGAAAGCTTACGCAAAGGGATTGCGGACATCGTGGTGGGCAAAAGCGGCTATGTTTACGTTCTCGGCGGCAAAGGGGGACACCGGGGGCACTACATCATATCCAAAGACGGCACCCGCGATGGGGAGGATATCTGGGACAGCGTCGACGCGGACGGCCGCTACTTTATTCGTGAAATCATCGAGCAGGCGCTCAGGCAGGCAAATCCCCCCACAGGCTCCCCTATCCCGGTGGAATTCGTCAATTACCGCTGGAGAAATCCCGGCGAAGACGAGCCGCGGAAAAAAATCGTTGCGGTTGCCTACTTCGAACCCTGGGACTGGGTCATCGGAGCAGGATATTACGAAAGCGACCTGATGGACAGCCAGTACCGGCTGCAGGCGGCGATCAACAACATGGGCTACTGGACGGGGTTGACGGCTGCGATCATGGTGCTGCTGGCTGTTCCCGTCGGCTACATGGTCGCCGGCGGAATCCGCAACCGGATCGACAGCGTCCTGACATCGGTGGAGGAAATCCTGATCGTAGTCGACAACCATGGCCGCATTATGTTGCTGAGCGATCCAGCCGCCGAATTTCTGGGGGTTTCCCCGAGATATGCGGTCATGCGATCATTTGAGCAGATTGTTCCCTACGAACAGCTTCGTCGCAAAATCGACGAGAGTCTCCATGACAGAAAAATTTCCCAGAGATTCGATTTTGAGGTCCCCACCCGAAAGGGGACACGTATTATGGAAGCCCGCACCTCGTCCATACAAGCGCGCGTCGGAGGGTTTGCCGGGATGATCTTTATCATTCATGACGTCACCGGAGAGAGGGAAGTAGACCGCCTCAAGAGCGAATTTATCTGCACAGCGGCGCACGAATTGAGCACACCGCTGGCATCGATCATCGGCTACTCGGAATTATTGCTGGAAAACCGCGATCTGCCCGATGAGACCTTTCGCGAAGCTGCGACCTTTATCAACAAGAAAGCCTGGTCTCTATCTCGCATCGTCAATGACCTGCTCGATCTCAGCCGCATTGAGCTGGGGCGAGAAATCCCTCTCGAGAAACACCCCTGCGACCTCAATGATATTCTGCATGAAGCCGCCACGTTCGGACGCAACCTTTCCCGGCGCCACCAATTTGAAGTCGACGTGCCGCAGGAGCCGGTTGTTCTGGATTGCGACCGGGACAAACTGGAGCAGGCCCTGGAGAACATTGTCGGAAATGCAATCAAATATTCCCCTGACGGGGGCAGAATCCGCATTGTCGGGGCCCCAAAGGTGGACGGCTACCAGATCATGGTTGAGGATGAGGGGATCGGCATGAAGGCCTCAGAGGTCAAACATATATTCGACAAATTCTACCGCGCGGACAGCTCCACCACGGCAGTGGAAGGAACAGGACTGGGGATGAGCATCGTGCAGGATATCGTGCAGGAACACCAGGGGCGGGTCTGGGTGGAAAGCCGCCCGACGAAGGGGACGCGTGTTTACATCGAACTGCCGTGGCCCGATAGAGGAGCGCCCTTTGCCAGAGGAAGTGAGCAGAAAGAGAATTAA
- a CDS encoding PilZ domain-containing protein has translation MPKKILFAVSDPHKLGLSRGFYRRDEFKTTLCSDSREAYAIIEEDAPDLAVIEVNLPPWGGDSCCRRVKNDFLLQRTRIILLAPPKIEDEERCRDSGADAILPLTTAPDPLLATVRRLLGLPDPGRLAPRASIELKIRFRHLPHGDFCQGITVNLGTGGLFLQAEALYPRDSLIELVFPDLGKHQGKQATFTARVAWVNHPEWVLKPELPVGMGCEFIDLSLAEMTQLERFVSRHLSETTSAT, from the coding sequence ATGCCCAAGAAGATCCTTTTTGCGGTTTCCGATCCTCACAAACTTGGTCTGTCCCGCGGTTTTTACCGTCGCGATGAATTCAAAACCACCCTTTGCAGCGATAGCCGCGAAGCCTATGCCATCATTGAAGAAGATGCGCCGGATCTTGCCGTAATAGAGGTTAATCTCCCTCCGTGGGGGGGCGATTCCTGCTGCCGCCGTGTCAAAAATGATTTTTTACTGCAGCGAACCCGAATCATTCTGCTTGCGCCGCCGAAAATAGAGGATGAAGAGCGCTGCCGTGACAGTGGCGCCGATGCGATTCTGCCGCTGACCACCGCGCCCGATCCACTGCTGGCAACGGTTCGCAGGCTCCTGGGGCTTCCCGACCCGGGGCGTCTGGCTCCGCGCGCTTCCATCGAACTTAAAATCCGCTTTCGCCACCTTCCCCATGGTGATTTCTGTCAGGGGATCACTGTTAACCTCGGAACGGGAGGGTTGTTTCTGCAAGCGGAAGCACTTTATCCCCGCGACAGCCTCATTGAGCTTGTTTTCCCAGACCTGGGAAAACATCAGGGCAAGCAGGCAACCTTTACGGCCCGTGTGGCCTGGGTCAATCATCCCGAATGGGTTCTGAAACCTGAGCTTCCTGTGGGTATGGGGTGTGAGTTCATCGACCTGTCCCTGGCGGAAATGACGCAGCTTGAAAGGTTTGTTTCCCGCCATCTGTCCGAGACAACCAGCGCCACCTGA
- a CDS encoding YbaN family protein codes for MTAGASKNKDRPILRAFLLAGGLLSTGLAVLGIFLPLLPTVPLLLLAAACFVRSSARLHRWLLEHPRLGPLVSGYLDGEGMPLRAKVSAILLIWISIPLSAWLVPLLWVSVLLILLGLAITIYLLSLPTLEC; via the coding sequence GTGACCGCAGGCGCTTCTAAGAATAAAGATCGCCCCATCCTGCGAGCTTTTCTTCTGGCCGGGGGGCTTTTAAGCACGGGACTCGCTGTTCTCGGCATTTTTCTGCCGCTGCTGCCCACCGTTCCCCTTCTGCTGCTGGCGGCCGCCTGTTTTGTCCGCAGTTCCGCGCGCCTGCATCGCTGGTTGTTGGAACATCCACGCCTTGGCCCTCTTGTTTCCGGCTACCTTGATGGAGAGGGCATGCCGCTGCGGGCTAAAGTCAGCGCTATCTTGTTGATCTGGATCTCCATTCCCCTTTCTGCCTGGCTGGTTCCGCTGCTCTGGGTGAGTGTTCTGTTGATTCTTTTGGGATTGGCGATTACAATTTACCTGCTGAGTCTACCGACGCTGGAGTGCTGA
- a CDS encoding AMP-binding protein: MAQSLAFTMGSLLADIARRFPEHDALVYPDRGLRLTYREFDALTDRVAKGLLRMGIQKGDHVAIWATNVPQWVILQFATAKIGSVLVTVNTNYKSAELEYVLNQSDAKALFLGEGFKDTDYVETLYTVVPELKGTAAGALESAKLPFLKHAVFLGEGTPDGMLAYNELENMGRDISDDELDAVKNSLDRFEVINMQYTSGTTGFPKGVMLTHDNIINNGFQIGECMKFTENDRLCIPVPFFHCFGCVLAVMACVTHGTAMVPVETFNPEQVLKTIEAEKCTAVHGVPTMFIAELEHPNFRNYDLSTLRTGIMAGSPCPIEVMKRVIRDMNANEITIAYGQTESSPVITQTRTDDPIELRVATVGRALPNVEVKIVDIETGESLPPGKQGELCTRGYHVMKGYYKMPEETARAIDDENWLHTGDLAVMDENGYCKITGRIKNMIIRGGENIYPREIEEFLYTHPKISDVQVYGVPDRKYGEQVMAAVKIKDNVECSEDEIRDFCRGRIANYKIPTYVKFVDEYPMTASGKIQKFKLREMAIKELQLEDLESASTG; encoded by the coding sequence ATGGCACAATCTCTCGCTTTCACTATGGGCTCCCTGCTTGCCGATATCGCCCGCCGTTTCCCCGAGCATGACGCCCTGGTTTATCCTGATCGCGGTCTGCGTTTGACTTATCGCGAATTCGACGCATTGACCGATCGTGTCGCTAAGGGCCTTCTTCGCATGGGGATCCAGAAAGGAGATCATGTCGCCATCTGGGCCACGAATGTCCCCCAATGGGTGATTCTGCAGTTTGCCACGGCCAAAATCGGTTCAGTACTGGTCACGGTCAATACCAACTATAAGTCGGCCGAGTTGGAATATGTGCTCAACCAGTCGGATGCCAAGGCGCTGTTTCTGGGGGAGGGCTTCAAGGATACCGATTATGTGGAAACTCTCTATACGGTGGTTCCTGAACTCAAGGGAACCGCTGCAGGTGCGTTGGAAAGTGCGAAACTGCCCTTTCTGAAACACGCCGTTTTCCTGGGGGAAGGGACTCCCGACGGCATGCTGGCATATAATGAGCTGGAAAACATGGGTCGCGATATCTCTGACGATGAACTCGATGCAGTCAAGAACAGCCTTGACCGCTTCGAAGTCATCAATATGCAGTACACCTCGGGAACCACAGGGTTTCCCAAGGGAGTGATGCTGACCCACGACAACATCATCAACAACGGCTTCCAGATCGGCGAGTGCATGAAGTTCACCGAAAACGACCGACTCTGCATCCCCGTGCCGTTTTTCCACTGCTTCGGCTGCGTGCTTGCAGTTATGGCCTGTGTCACCCATGGAACGGCTATGGTGCCGGTGGAGACGTTCAACCCTGAACAAGTTCTGAAAACCATCGAGGCTGAAAAATGTACTGCCGTCCACGGTGTCCCGACCATGTTTATCGCCGAGCTTGAGCATCCCAACTTCAGGAATTACGATCTTTCCACCCTGCGTACCGGAATCATGGCCGGCAGCCCCTGTCCCATTGAAGTTATGAAGCGTGTGATTCGCGACATGAACGCAAACGAGATCACCATCGCCTACGGCCAGACCGAATCTTCACCGGTGATCACCCAGACCCGTACCGACGATCCGATAGAACTGCGGGTGGCCACCGTCGGGCGCGCCCTGCCCAATGTCGAAGTCAAGATCGTCGATATCGAGACCGGCGAGTCTCTGCCGCCCGGTAAGCAGGGCGAACTCTGCACCCGCGGCTACCATGTGATGAAAGGGTACTACAAGATGCCCGAAGAGACCGCGCGCGCCATCGATGACGAAAACTGGCTGCACACCGGCGATCTTGCGGTCATGGATGAAAACGGCTATTGTAAAATCACCGGGCGCATTAAGAATATGATCATTCGCGGTGGGGAAAACATCTATCCGCGCGAGATCGAGGAATTTCTCTACACGCATCCGAAAATCAGCGATGTCCAGGTTTACGGCGTACCGGATCGCAAGTATGGAGAGCAGGTGATGGCGGCGGTCAAAATCAAGGACAATGTCGAGTGCAGCGAAGACGAGATCCGCGATTTCTGCCGGGGACGTATCGCCAACTACAAAATACCGACCTATGTGAAATTCGTCGATGAATATCCCATGACCGCCAGCGGCAAGATTCAGAAATTCAAATTGCGTGAAATGGCGATCAAGGAATTGCAGCTTGAGGACCTCGAATCGGCCTCAACGGGCTGA
- a CDS encoding MogA/MoaB family molybdenum cofactor biosynthesis protein, translated as MTAFRIAILTLSDKGARGEREDESGRILHQMSASLGTVDHYEIIADEADLITARLMEWCDCGELDLILTTGGTGVSPRDVTPQATQQVLDYEIPGMAEAMRAASLAKTPHAMLSRALVGVRGQTLIVNLPGSPKAVRENFEVILPALPHALAKLKGDPSDCAQ; from the coding sequence ATGACTGCTTTTCGCATCGCAATCCTGACTCTGTCCGACAAAGGCGCCCGTGGCGAGCGCGAGGATGAGAGCGGTCGTATCCTGCACCAGATGTCGGCCTCTCTCGGGACGGTCGATCATTATGAGATCATTGCCGATGAAGCGGATCTTATCACGGCACGGCTGATGGAGTGGTGTGATTGCGGAGAGCTCGACCTGATCCTGACCACCGGCGGGACCGGTGTTTCTCCCCGTGATGTGACGCCACAGGCGACACAGCAGGTTCTTGATTATGAAATTCCCGGCATGGCCGAAGCCATGCGCGCCGCCAGCCTGGCCAAGACCCCGCATGCCATGCTCTCACGCGCCCTTGTCGGGGTCCGCGGACAGACTTTGATTGTCAATCTACCTGGAAGTCCAAAGGCGGTGCGGGAAAATTTCGAGGTGATTCTACCGGCACTGCCTCATGCACTGGCCAAACTCAAGGGTGATCCGTCCGATTGTGCCCAGTGA
- a CDS encoding M24 family metallopeptidase, whose product MRITPASELQNRVHALQSLMQEAGLDAVLMLQSADLFYFTGSIQQGLLYVPDSGDPIYMVRKDYTRARMESGLKEIVAFRSPKDLPGILADFGRSMPKTVGLELDVLPVSLYQRLRKVLGDAQVGDATHLIRTVRAVKSEYEIEIMKDAALMVDQVCQHAAEIIRPGMTDLELAAELEFTARKKGHQGITRMRGFNSELFYGHIFSGADSAAPAYLDAPLGGIGVNPSIGQGASYKRIEAHQPIIVDFAAAFDGYLVDQTRIFCIGELPADLQKGYDDMLAIEKHLKQIARPGISWGDLYESCYNLACEMGHKEHFMGAAGAQVSFIGHGVGIEVDEYPFIAKGFKDQLLKEKMTFAFEPKVVYPGKGAVGIENTFWVEDDGLKHITFTREEVFIID is encoded by the coding sequence ATGCGCATAACTCCAGCGTCTGAACTGCAGAATCGTGTCCACGCACTTCAAAGCCTGATGCAGGAGGCCGGCCTGGATGCCGTCCTGATGCTCCAGAGCGCGGACCTTTTTTATTTCACCGGCTCCATTCAGCAGGGTCTGCTCTATGTTCCGGATTCCGGCGACCCCATCTACATGGTGCGCAAGGACTACACCCGGGCTCGTATGGAAAGCGGCCTCAAAGAAATAGTCGCGTTCCGGAGTCCGAAGGATCTTCCCGGGATTCTCGCCGATTTCGGACGCAGCATGCCGAAGACGGTCGGCCTTGAACTCGATGTGTTGCCGGTGTCCCTTTACCAGCGGCTGCGCAAGGTTCTTGGCGATGCCCAGGTCGGTGACGCCACGCATCTGATACGTACAGTCCGGGCGGTGAAATCCGAGTACGAAATCGAAATCATGAAGGACGCCGCGCTGATGGTCGATCAGGTCTGCCAGCATGCCGCTGAAATCATCCGGCCCGGCATGACGGATCTGGAATTGGCCGCCGAACTTGAATTCACTGCGCGCAAGAAGGGGCATCAGGGTATTACCCGCATGCGGGGATTCAACTCCGAACTCTTCTACGGCCATATCTTTTCCGGGGCCGACAGTGCCGCGCCGGCCTACCTTGACGCGCCGCTGGGCGGTATTGGCGTCAACCCGTCCATCGGCCAGGGCGCAAGCTACAAACGGATCGAGGCACATCAACCGATCATTGTCGATTTTGCCGCCGCTTTCGACGGTTACCTGGTGGATCAGACCCGGATTTTCTGTATCGGCGAGTTGCCCGCCGACCTGCAGAAAGGCTATGACGACATGCTCGCTATTGAAAAACACCTCAAGCAGATCGCGCGGCCGGGTATCAGTTGGGGCGACCTTTACGAGAGCTGCTACAACCTGGCCTGTGAAATGGGACACAAGGAACATTTCATGGGAGCCGCAGGGGCTCAGGTTTCGTTCATCGGCCATGGTGTCGGCATCGAAGTCGACGAATATCCTTTTATTGCCAAAGGGTTCAAGGATCAGCTTCTGAAGGAGAAAATGACCTTCGCTTTTGAGCCCAAGGTTGTCTACCCCGGCAAAGGTGCGGTCGGCATCGAAAATACCTTTTGGGTGGAAGACGATGGTCTCAAGCACATTACATTTACCCGGGAAGAGGTTTTTATCATCGACTGA